A genomic segment from Rahnella aceris encodes:
- a CDS encoding putative quinol monooxygenase: protein MEIRVVATIVAKKEFTAKVTEALLDVIEPSRQEVGCLQYELHQDLDTEGTFVFYERWASEEALNQHNKTEHFQHFAKSLEGKLEELTIRRLKSLA, encoded by the coding sequence ATGGAAATCAGAGTTGTTGCCACTATTGTCGCTAAAAAAGAGTTTACGGCAAAAGTGACAGAAGCGTTGCTTGACGTAATTGAACCAAGCCGACAGGAAGTAGGGTGCCTGCAATATGAGTTGCATCAGGATCTCGATACAGAAGGGACTTTTGTTTTCTACGAGCGATGGGCCTCTGAAGAAGCGCTGAATCAGCACAACAAAACTGAACATTTCCAGCATTTTGCAAAAAGCCTGGAAGGTAAACTGGAGGAACTCACGATTCGCCGGTTGAAAAGTCTGGCCTGA